A window of the Apostichopus japonicus isolate 1M-3 chromosome 8, ASM3797524v1, whole genome shotgun sequence genome harbors these coding sequences:
- the LOC139971610 gene encoding phospholipase B1, membrane-associated-like, which produces MTNSRMKMTSLSHLLLLLLVLAYGVVKGETEEIVYPDFPDWFENLENETGPPEWFQRLPGYECSQEARWPGDQTFPFECPIMQASATRPTSVHRLRPADINVIGALGDSLSSANGAGACFLPEVLYMYRGQCFSTGGDGSFETNPTIANILRKFNPDLKGYSLETNWWTSPQAGMNVGIPGAVADDLPRQARALINAMKDDPNIDFENDWKLITLFIGGNDLCGWCRNKEKRSAEMYTYWINEAIKILHDGLPRTYVAVIGILLIPEVDIMDKPLCRFMHNQYCSCALDRSIRNDFWNITRDYQETLQTAIESRMWDDKDDFTASLLPCLHESHMPLLEDGSPDYSYFAPDCFHFSHKAHSGFGAILWNNMMERVGERSEDFLEVENLKCPSDTFPFLYTNVNSDPGFQVELPSGSPAGIRPAINLTLFALAAICLFLNL; this is translated from the exons ATGACCAACTCGAGAATGAAGATGACGTCATTATCCCACTTgctgcttcttcttcttgtctTGGCCTACGGTGTTGTAAAAGGAGAAACTGAAG AGATCGTATATCCGGATTTTCCTGACTGGTTTGAAAACCTAGAAAATGAAACTGGGCCGCCTGAATGGTTCCAAAGACTTCCGGGTTACGAATGCTCTCAAGAAGCAAGATGGCCG GGCGATCAAACATTTCCATTTGAATGTCCAATAATGCAAGCGTCTGCAACTCGACCAACGTCAG TACATAGGTTACGACCGGCAGACATAAATGTCATTGGTGCCTTGGGAGATTCGCTATCG TCCGCTAATGGTGCTGGAGCTTGTTTCCTGCCTGAAGTGCTCTACATGTATAGAGGACAGTGTTTTAG CACTGGTGGGGACGGTAGCTTCGAGACCAACCCTACCATAGCAA ATATACTGCGGAAATTCAATCCCGACTTGAAGGGATATAGCTTAGAAACCAACTGGTGGACGTCACCGCAGGCTGGTATGAACGTCGGAATACCTGGAGCAGTCGCCGA TGATTTACCGAGACAAGCTCGTGCACTAATTAATGCTATGAAGGATGATCCCAATATCgactttgaaaacgactggaaACTAATCACACTCTTCATTGGAGGGAACGACCTCTGCGGCTGGTGTCGAAACAAGGAGAAGAGGAGCGCGGAGATGTACACGTATTGGATAAACGAAGCAATAAAGATACTACATGATGGG CTCCCTCGTACCTATGTAGCTGTGATAGGAATCCTTCTTATTCCAGAAGTCGACATCATGGATAAACCTCTCTGCAGATTCATGCATAA tCAGTACTGCAGTTGCGCATTGGATCGTTCCATCAGAAATGACTTTTGGAACATTACCAGAGATTATCAG GAGACCCTACAAACAGCGATCGAAAGTCGCATGTGGGATGACAAAGACGACTTTACAGCAAGTCTGTTGCCATGCCTACACGAATCTCATATGCCGTTGCTTGAG GATGGCAGTCCAGACTATTCATATTTTGCCCCAGATTGTTTCCACTTCAGCCATAAAGCTCACTCCGGGTTTGGTGCTATTCTCTGGAACAACATG atGGAAAGAGTTGGAGAGAGGTCCGAAGATTTCCTGGAAGTTGAAAATCTCAAATGTCCTTCAGAT ACGTTTCCATTCTTATACACGAACGTTAACAGTGATCCTGGTTTCCAGGTGGAGTTACCGTCTGGATCGCCAGCAGGGATCCGACCTGCTATCAATCTTACTCTCTTTGCTTTAGCCgcgatttgtttgtttttaaatctgTAG
- the LOC139971609 gene encoding uncharacterized protein, whose product MVRGSFQLDLKRDDPRTLMIKIDRRSTFGGRERQHAYRLEAEREIRHINYAKQLSVAAFNRSHREMSKRNEFLKGLVESNQERRRLLEADLIQRGELIPKRRRSRKKNRNLPELPRKKLKPELHNASVVGSVRRDTMEYVGSRKQSDFLLRSLNEMNASEKKHLANQKQMMDFEEAKQDIMNGKIVDNVTAMEPIVTDSAGKSGKDFVAGKATVATRTLSLPQLSDLERRKAPVPVKPGLQKRMSLSNMISSGGISELQGQSTSKSFGGEKPGLARSFYLNTSRPQLKPTLPKFKLPPLPKPKVAEPPEESTKVNQSRFAVNLPPQLLPVEFSKEQVTENPFMNADFKPEILRTRELLENSKSDEMYVWLGFDSAEEFQELLEEAKKQRPKKKNRKKKKTTSNDGGVFTDSASNLEGSTNKEGANQSENDSSDSEDSLLAERLQEILAIDKSDEIENPGSTEKTVASMSRRNSKFALMAPLSALGEGADRKLSLKKFVSAARKVLAVNAFKEQVDKDNTAENTEVDAAQS is encoded by the coding sequence ATGGTTCGTGGATCATTCCAGTTGGATCTTAAGCGGGACGATCCCAGAACTCTTATGATCAAAATTGATCGTCGGTCCACTTTTGGGGGCCGAGAGAGACAACATGCCTACCGACTGGAGGCAGAGAGGGAGATCCGTCATATCAACTATGCCAAACAATTGAGCGTGGCTGCATTTAACAGGAGCCACAGGGAGATGTCAAAGAGGAATGAATTCTTGAAAGGATTAGTGGAGTCCAACCAAGAGAGGAGAAGACTGTTAGAAGCAGATTTGATTCAAAGAGGAGAACTAATACCAAAACGAAGAAGATCTAGGAAGAAGAATAGGAATCTTCCCGAATTACCAAGGAAGAAGCTTAAACCGGAGTTACACAATGCATCCGTAGTAGGGTCAGTACGTAGAGATACAATGGAGTACGTTGGAAGCAGGAAACAGAGCGATTTCTTGCTTAGATCTCTAAACGAGATGAATGCATCGGAAAAGAAACACTTAGCTAATCAGAAACAGATGATGGATTTCGAAGAAGCGAAACAGGACATAATGAATGGAAAAATTGTCGACAATGTTACCGCAATGGAACCAATTGTCACCGACAGTGCTGGCAAAAGTGGTAAAGATTTTGTTGCTGGTAAAGCCACTGTAGCAACGAGGACTTTATCCCTGCCACAACTATCTGACTTAGAAAGACGTAAAGCTCCTGTACCGGTAAAGCCAGGCCTTCAGAAAAGAATGTCCCTCAGTAATATGATTTCAAGCGGAGGAATATCTGAGCTACAGGGACAATCTACTTCAAAAAGCTTTGGTGGGGAAAAACCTGGTTTAGCGAGAAGTTTTTATTTAAACACAAGTAGGCCTCAGTTGAAACCAACTTTACCTAAATTCAAGCTCCCACCATTGCCTAAACCGAAAGTCGCTGAACCACCAGAGGAATCTACAAAGGTGAATCAATCAAGATTTGCTGTCAATCTGCCGCCTCAGCTACTTCCTGTGGAGTTCTCTAAAGAACAAGTTACCGAAAATCCATTTATGAATGCTGACTTCAAACCGGAGATCTTAAGGACAAGAGAACTACTCGAAAACTCGAAAAGTGACGAAATGTACGTTTGGTTGGGATTTGATTCCGCAGAGGAATTTCAAGAATTATTAGAAGAAGCGAAGAAACAAAGaccaaagaagaaaaacaggaaaaagaaaaagacaactTCGAATGATGGCGGTGTTTTTACAGATAGCGCCTCCAACTTGGAAGGATCAACAAATAAAGAGGGCGCTAATCAAAGTGAGAACGATAGCAGCGATTCTGAAGATTCTCTGCTAGCTGAGAGACTTCAAGAAATTCTTGCCATTGATAAATCAGACGAAATTGAAAATCCAGGATCGACGGAGAAGACTGTTGCCTCCATGAGCAGGAGAAACTCAAAATTTGCCCTAATGGCGCCACTATCAGCTTTAGGTGAGGGCGCCGATAGAAAATTATCCCTGAAAAAATTCGTGTCGGCTGCTCGTAAAGTGCTCGCTGTTAATGCTTTTAAGGAACAAGTTGATAAAGATAATACTGCAGAAAATACCGAAGTAGATGCTGCTCAAAGCTGA